A window of Auraticoccus monumenti contains these coding sequences:
- a CDS encoding carbohydrate ABC transporter permease, which translates to MSATTLSRPEGSVADPSPGPRRRRRVPWTARQKRNLRTGLLFISPWILGFLVLVAYPLIYSLVISLFNHTGFKTPQFIGLGNYSRLVQDPLVAVSSANTLFYAALSVPIGLAVAIVLALAMNRKVPEVGLYRTALYLPSLVPVFALSFIFIVFVNPSFGLLNQFLALFGVPQTNLLGDPTSAKLIIVTMAQLGAGNAALIFLAGLNNIPDSLYEAARVDGAGTLRRFFSITLPLLSPSILFNLVTGVSGALQVFTQAYIVTGGGPNNGTLFYMFHLYNSAFSYAQLGYASALAVVLFIVGMVLAVIIYGLSRRFVNYDVTG; encoded by the coding sequence GTGAGCGCCACCACCCTCAGCAGGCCGGAGGGGTCCGTCGCGGACCCGTCACCCGGCCCGCGCCGCCGCCGGCGCGTGCCGTGGACGGCCCGCCAGAAGCGCAACCTGCGCACGGGGCTGCTGTTCATCAGCCCCTGGATCCTCGGGTTCCTGGTCCTGGTGGCCTACCCGCTGATCTACTCGCTGGTGATCTCGCTGTTCAACCACACCGGCTTCAAGACCCCGCAGTTCATCGGGCTCGGCAACTACTCACGCCTGGTGCAGGACCCGCTGGTGGCCGTCTCCTCGGCCAACACCCTGTTCTACGCCGCGCTGTCGGTGCCGATCGGCCTCGCGGTGGCCATCGTGCTCGCGCTGGCGATGAACCGGAAGGTGCCCGAGGTCGGGCTGTACCGCACCGCGCTCTACCTGCCGTCGCTGGTGCCCGTCTTCGCCCTCAGCTTCATCTTCATCGTCTTCGTCAACCCCAGCTTCGGGCTGCTCAACCAGTTCCTGGCCCTGTTCGGGGTGCCGCAGACCAACCTGCTCGGCGACCCCACCTCGGCCAAGCTGATCATCGTCACGATGGCCCAGCTCGGCGCGGGCAACGCGGCGCTGATCTTCCTGGCCGGGTTGAACAACATCCCCGACAGCCTCTACGAGGCCGCCAGGGTGGACGGGGCCGGGACGCTGCGGCGCTTCTTCTCGATCACCCTGCCGCTGCTCTCGCCCAGCATCCTGTTCAACCTCGTCACGGGGGTGTCGGGCGCGCTGCAGGTGTTCACGCAGGCCTACATCGTGACCGGCGGTGGCCCCAACAACGGGACGCTCTTCTACATGTTCCACCTGTACAACTCCGCCTTCTCCTACGCCCAGCTGGGCTACGCCTCGGCGCTGGCGGTGGTCCTCTTCATCGTCGGCATGGTGCTGGCCGTGATCATCTACGGACTGTCGCGACGGTTCGTCAACTACGACGTGACGGGGTGA
- a CDS encoding carbohydrate ABC transporter permease codes for MSTTTTEPGRRVSLKTQNRVRTTTTGIIARAILIAVSLLFLVPLYWMVITALKTDEELAAFPPTLLPESWNWSIFPEAVNAFPFWQQFANSMLVTVLGTVLAVLSSYVVAYGFACIDWPGRDKVFYLVLATIFIPFPVAIIPLFDLFAGLGWVNTLLPLIVPNALGSAFYIFLLRQFLLQSSVEAMDAARVDGASEWRICWEVVFPTARGALIAVAIFAAVASWNDFLGPLIYLQDPSVQTLAIGLQSFSTETDTSFNQLMAASTLTVLPMVVLFIF; via the coding sequence ATGAGCACCACCACCACCGAGCCCGGACGCCGGGTCTCGCTGAAGACGCAGAACCGCGTCCGCACCACCACCACGGGCATCATCGCCCGCGCCATCCTGATCGCCGTCTCGCTGCTGTTCCTGGTGCCGCTGTACTGGATGGTCATCACGGCGCTGAAGACCGACGAGGAGCTGGCCGCCTTCCCGCCCACCCTGCTGCCGGAGAGCTGGAACTGGTCGATCTTCCCCGAGGCGGTCAACGCCTTCCCGTTCTGGCAGCAGTTCGCCAACAGCATGCTGGTCACCGTGCTGGGCACCGTGCTGGCCGTGCTCTCCAGCTACGTGGTGGCCTACGGGTTCGCCTGCATCGACTGGCCGGGTCGGGACAAGGTGTTCTACCTGGTGCTGGCTACCATCTTCATCCCGTTCCCGGTGGCTATCATCCCGCTGTTCGACCTCTTCGCCGGGCTCGGCTGGGTCAACACGCTGCTGCCGCTGATCGTCCCCAACGCGCTGGGCAGCGCCTTCTACATCTTCCTGCTGCGCCAGTTCCTGCTGCAGTCCTCGGTCGAGGCGATGGACGCCGCCCGCGTGGACGGGGCGAGCGAGTGGCGGATCTGCTGGGAGGTGGTCTTCCCGACCGCCCGCGGGGCCCTGATCGCGGTGGCCATCTTCGCCGCGGTGGCCTCCTGGAACGACTTCCTGGGCCCGCTGATCTACCTGCAGGACCCCTCGGTGCAGACGCTGGCCATCGGGCTGCAGTCCTTCTCCACCGAGACCGACACGTCGTTCAACCAGCTGATGGCGGCCTCGACGCTGACCGTCCTGCCGATGGTCGTCCTCTTCATCTTCTAG
- a CDS encoding ABC transporter substrate-binding protein — MSRFSKVVGTALAVLVTVAAAGCAPARQPDEIVVWTKEVGTDQLAQQQLMLDRFEAENPGVTTRLVPVATRSDADATALITAVRGGTGPDVFVGDRFTTNQFASLGLLQSLQPWVDAEPAGFTDSYLPFALDEATYQGELYGLPWHTDTRALFYNKEVLRDAGIDPAVMDPENGPLTVAELRELADRITVTNEAGNYERMGFVPWDQQAWPFTWGQVLGASYFDEQTCTIDVDDPGFRGIYELYDEWAKDLDYGRTDTFMATYAPETAPEGTSPFYSGHIGMQIVYSGFAPNIEKYAPDLDWGVTYPPVMEEGDDPVTWSGGPAWTIPTGAANADGGWELATFMTGAEGQREWSSTQQFLPTQADLLDDPEVVGEDARFFAQLLLDGYSSSRPPLPVGSELWETMNTGREAVLLGESTPEEVMAEIERRIQPQLDPYCPITLARN, encoded by the coding sequence ATGAGCAGGTTCTCGAAGGTCGTCGGCACGGCCCTCGCCGTGCTGGTCACCGTCGCCGCCGCGGGCTGCGCCCCGGCCCGCCAGCCCGACGAGATCGTGGTCTGGACCAAGGAGGTGGGGACCGACCAGCTGGCCCAGCAGCAGCTGATGCTGGACCGCTTCGAGGCCGAGAACCCGGGGGTCACCACCCGGCTGGTGCCGGTCGCCACCCGCAGCGACGCCGACGCCACCGCACTGATCACCGCCGTCCGCGGCGGCACCGGCCCCGACGTCTTCGTGGGCGACCGGTTCACCACCAACCAGTTCGCCTCCCTCGGTCTGCTGCAGAGCCTGCAGCCGTGGGTGGACGCGGAGCCCGCCGGCTTCACCGACAGCTACCTCCCCTTCGCGCTGGACGAGGCCACCTACCAGGGTGAGCTGTACGGGCTGCCCTGGCACACCGACACCCGTGCGCTCTTCTACAACAAGGAGGTGCTGCGCGACGCCGGCATCGACCCCGCGGTGATGGACCCCGAGAACGGGCCGCTCACCGTCGCGGAGCTGCGCGAGCTGGCCGACCGGATCACCGTCACCAACGAGGCGGGGAACTACGAGCGGATGGGTTTCGTGCCCTGGGACCAGCAGGCCTGGCCGTTCACCTGGGGCCAGGTCCTGGGGGCCAGCTACTTCGACGAGCAGACCTGCACCATCGACGTCGACGACCCCGGCTTCCGCGGCATCTACGAGCTCTACGACGAGTGGGCGAAGGACCTGGACTACGGCAGGACCGACACCTTCATGGCCACCTACGCCCCCGAGACCGCACCGGAGGGGACCTCACCCTTCTACAGCGGCCACATCGGCATGCAGATCGTCTACTCCGGGTTCGCCCCCAACATCGAGAAGTACGCCCCCGACCTGGACTGGGGCGTCACCTACCCGCCGGTGATGGAGGAGGGTGACGACCCCGTCACCTGGTCCGGCGGGCCCGCCTGGACGATCCCCACCGGGGCCGCCAACGCCGACGGCGGCTGGGAGCTGGCCACGTTCATGACCGGGGCGGAGGGGCAGCGGGAGTGGTCGAGCACCCAGCAGTTCCTGCCCACCCAAGCCGACCTGCTGGACGACCCGGAGGTGGTCGGTGAGGACGCGCGGTTCTTCGCCCAGCTGCTGCTCGACGGGTACTCCAGCTCGCGTCCGCCGCTGCCGGTCGGCTCGGAGCTGTGGGAGACCATGAACACCGGTCGCGAGGCGGTGCTGCTCGGGGAGTCCACCCCCGAGGAGGTGATGGCCGAGATCGAGCGCCGGATCCAACCCCAGCTCGACCCCTACTGCCCGATCACCCTCGCGCGGAACTAG
- the manA gene encoding mannose-6-phosphate isomerase, class I: protein MQTLSGVIQPYAWGSSTLIPELLRQEPTDEPQAELWLGAHPAAPARLADGSTLAELVERDPRVVGTASVEAFGPRLPYLLKLLAADQPLSLQAHPTREQAEAGWAREERDGPGQGEPSRSYKDDWPKPEMIVALTDFEALCGFADPTRTAGLWARLGVEELSPLVEELRRGGTEALRTVVLRLLGEDGWGPVGEQAVEAARGTGEDDAELATLCRTLLETAEHHPGDPGVLVATLMNQVSLRPGQALFLGAGNLHAYLSGLGVEVMANSDNVLRGGLTSKHVDVDELASVLDFSVIDPVPVELDDEGEGRARFLTPAPEFALWRVDCSDTPTTVPARTTGRIVLVTRGRVLLRTGNTSLTLHRGESAFLPAGEQVAVNGSGTAYVAAPGLR, encoded by the coding sequence ATGCAGACACTGTCGGGCGTCATCCAGCCCTACGCGTGGGGCTCCTCCACGCTGATCCCCGAGCTGCTCCGGCAGGAGCCGACCGACGAGCCCCAGGCCGAGCTCTGGCTCGGGGCCCACCCGGCGGCCCCGGCCCGGCTCGCCGACGGCTCGACGCTCGCCGAGCTCGTGGAGCGCGACCCGAGGGTGGTCGGGACGGCGTCTGTGGAGGCCTTCGGCCCCCGGCTCCCCTACCTGCTCAAGCTGCTCGCGGCCGACCAGCCGCTCTCGCTGCAGGCCCACCCCACCCGCGAGCAGGCCGAGGCCGGGTGGGCGCGTGAGGAGCGTGACGGCCCGGGGCAGGGCGAGCCCTCGCGCAGCTACAAGGACGACTGGCCCAAACCGGAGATGATCGTCGCCCTGACCGACTTCGAGGCCCTGTGCGGGTTCGCCGACCCCACCCGCACCGCGGGGCTGTGGGCCCGGCTCGGGGTCGAGGAGCTGTCGCCCCTGGTCGAGGAGCTCCGCCGCGGCGGGACCGAGGCGCTGCGCACGGTGGTGCTGCGGCTGCTCGGGGAGGACGGCTGGGGTCCGGTCGGTGAGCAGGCGGTCGAGGCCGCCCGGGGCACCGGCGAGGACGACGCGGAGCTGGCCACGCTGTGCCGGACCCTGCTCGAGACCGCCGAGCACCACCCCGGTGACCCCGGCGTGCTGGTGGCGACGCTGATGAACCAGGTGTCGCTGCGTCCCGGTCAGGCCCTCTTCCTCGGCGCCGGCAACCTGCACGCCTACCTCAGCGGGCTCGGCGTGGAGGTGATGGCCAACTCCGACAACGTGCTCCGCGGCGGGCTGACCTCCAAGCACGTCGACGTCGACGAGCTGGCCTCGGTGCTCGACTTCAGCGTGATCGACCCCGTCCCGGTCGAGCTCGACGACGAGGGCGAGGGACGAGCACGCTTCCTCACCCCGGCTCCGGAGTTCGCGCTGTGGCGGGTGGACTGCTCGGACACCCCGACCACCGTCCCGGCCCGCACCACCGGTCGCATCGTGCTGGTCACCCGGGGCCGGGTGCTGCTCCGCACCGGCAACACCTCGCTCACCCTGCACCGCGGCGAGTCGGCCTTCCTCCCCGCCGGTGAGCAGGTGGCCGTCAACGGCTCCGGGACCGCCTACGTCGCCGCGCCGGGTCTGCGCTGA
- a CDS encoding DUF3263 domain-containing protein, protein MQPEIANAQPVGGAELSERDAAVLEFERQWWKYAGAKNDGIREQFAMSATRYYQVLNTIIDKPEALSHDPLLVKRLQRLRDQRMRARSARRLSGGSDSQA, encoded by the coding sequence ATGCAGCCCGAGATCGCGAACGCCCAGCCGGTCGGCGGCGCCGAGCTCAGCGAGCGCGACGCCGCGGTCCTCGAGTTCGAGCGGCAGTGGTGGAAGTACGCCGGTGCCAAGAACGACGGCATCCGCGAGCAGTTCGCCATGTCGGCCACCCGGTACTACCAGGTGCTCAACACGATCATCGACAAGCCCGAGGCGCTCAGCCACGACCCGCTGCTGGTCAAGCGCCTGCAGCGCCTGCGGGACCAGCGGATGCGTGCCCGCTCGGCGCGTCGGCTCAGCGGTGGGAGCGACTCCCAGGCCTGA
- a CDS encoding ABC transporter substrate-binding protein: MSRRALLGGAGGLALGLGAGACAAPGTGDASSPGAAELRMGWWGNQTRTELTNQVIGAYQDATPGVTVAGEPAEWAGYWDRLATQTAANNAPDVIQMDLKYLRQYADRGALLPLDQAGVGTADFAEGTLDPGRTPDGLMGVNAGVNVMLVAANPAVFEQLGVELPDDETWTWEEWAALSAEITAKGDGIIGSSDPTLYDLGFWMWMRQRGGDLYTQDGLGFDAADAQEFFELSRQWELDGVIPEVGVSSDDIVAPLADRLFTQGRTAMSVYWSNQVLSLETASGADLRLLRFPSMTGRAADAQLFYNVSMMWSVPARSKEPEAAAAFVDFLVNDPRAADVLVAERGMPASTVMRERVEPALSPSDVKAAAYLERVEPDLTPPSPAPPAGLGDISLPQTRYLQDVRFGRSDPATAAQAYVAELTSMIVR; this comes from the coding sequence ATGAGCCGACGGGCACTGCTGGGCGGGGCCGGGGGTCTGGCCCTCGGCCTGGGCGCGGGCGCCTGCGCCGCCCCCGGTACGGGCGACGCCTCCTCCCCCGGTGCGGCGGAGCTGCGGATGGGCTGGTGGGGCAACCAGACCCGCACCGAGCTGACCAACCAGGTGATCGGGGCCTACCAGGACGCGACACCGGGCGTCACGGTGGCGGGCGAGCCGGCGGAGTGGGCCGGCTACTGGGACCGGCTGGCCACCCAGACCGCCGCGAACAACGCGCCGGACGTCATCCAGATGGACCTGAAGTACCTGCGGCAGTACGCCGACCGCGGCGCCCTGCTGCCGCTGGACCAGGCCGGGGTCGGCACGGCCGACTTCGCCGAGGGGACCCTCGACCCCGGTCGCACCCCGGACGGTCTGATGGGGGTCAACGCCGGGGTCAACGTGATGCTGGTGGCGGCCAACCCGGCGGTCTTCGAGCAGCTGGGGGTGGAGCTGCCCGACGACGAGACCTGGACGTGGGAGGAGTGGGCGGCGCTGTCGGCGGAGATCACCGCCAAGGGCGACGGGATCATCGGCAGCTCCGACCCCACCCTCTACGACCTGGGCTTCTGGATGTGGATGCGTCAGCGCGGCGGGGACCTGTACACCCAGGACGGCCTCGGCTTCGACGCCGCCGACGCCCAGGAGTTCTTCGAGCTCTCCCGGCAGTGGGAGCTGGACGGGGTGATCCCCGAGGTGGGAGTCAGCAGCGACGACATCGTGGCCCCGCTGGCCGACCGGCTGTTCACCCAGGGCCGGACGGCCATGTCGGTGTACTGGTCCAACCAGGTGCTCTCCCTCGAGACGGCCTCCGGGGCGGACCTGCGGCTGCTGCGCTTCCCCTCGATGACCGGACGGGCCGCCGACGCGCAGCTGTTCTACAACGTGTCGATGATGTGGTCGGTGCCCGCCCGCAGCAAGGAACCCGAGGCCGCTGCCGCGTTCGTGGACTTCCTGGTCAACGACCCCCGCGCCGCCGACGTGCTCGTGGCCGAGCGCGGGATGCCGGCCAGCACGGTGATGCGGGAGCGCGTCGAGCCGGCGCTGAGCCCGTCCGACGTCAAGGCGGCGGCCTACCTCGAGCGGGTCGAGCCCGACCTCACGCCACCCTCCCCCGCACCGCCGGCCGGGCTCGGGGACATCTCGCTGCCGCAGACGCGCTACCTGCAGGACGTCCGGTTCGGACGCAGCGACCCGGCCACGGCGGCGCAGGCCTACGTGGCGGAGCTGACCTCGATGATCGTGCGCTGA
- the groL gene encoding chaperonin GroEL (60 kDa chaperone family; promotes refolding of misfolded polypeptides especially under stressful conditions; forms two stacked rings of heptamers to form a barrel-shaped 14mer; ends can be capped by GroES; misfolded proteins enter the barrel where they are refolded when GroES binds): protein MAKLIEFNVEARRGLERGMNQLADAVKVTLGPKGRNVVLEKKWGAPTITNDGVSIAKEIELEEPYEKIGAELVKEVAKKTDDVAGDGTTTATVLAQAMVREGLRNVTAGANPMGLKRGIEKAVAAISAKLSEAATEIETKEQIAATASISAADPQVGEIIAEAMDKVGKEGVITVDESNTFGLELELTEGMRFDKGYTSHYFVTDAERMETVLDDPYILIANSKVSTLKDLLPVLEKVMQSGKPLVVIAEDTDGEALAGLIVNKIRGTFKSVAVKAPGFGDRRKAMLADIAILTGGQVVSEEIGLKLDAVTLEDLGQARQVVVTKDETTIIDGAGDADQIAGRVSQIRGEIDRSDSDYDREKLQERLAKLAGGVAVIKVGAATEVELKERKHRIEDAVRNAKAAVEEGIVAGGGVALLQASKATSLDLTGDEAIGANIVFTACAAPLRQIAINAGLEGGVVVEKVAGLPSGQGLDAATGEYVDMVASGIIDPAKVTRSALQNAASIAALFLTTEAVIADKPEKASAAPAGGDGGMGGMDF, encoded by the coding sequence ATGGCAAAGCTCATTGAATTCAACGTCGAGGCACGCCGCGGCCTCGAGCGGGGCATGAACCAGCTCGCTGACGCCGTCAAGGTCACCCTCGGTCCCAAGGGCCGCAACGTCGTGCTGGAGAAGAAGTGGGGCGCCCCCACCATCACCAACGACGGCGTCTCCATCGCCAAGGAGATCGAGCTCGAGGAGCCGTACGAGAAGATCGGCGCCGAGCTCGTCAAGGAGGTCGCCAAGAAGACCGACGACGTCGCCGGCGACGGCACCACCACCGCCACCGTGCTGGCCCAGGCGATGGTCCGCGAGGGCCTGCGCAACGTGACCGCCGGTGCGAACCCGATGGGTCTGAAGCGCGGCATCGAGAAGGCCGTCGCCGCCATCAGCGCCAAGCTGTCCGAGGCCGCCACCGAGATCGAGACCAAGGAGCAGATCGCGGCCACGGCCTCCATCTCCGCCGCGGACCCGCAGGTCGGTGAGATCATCGCCGAGGCGATGGACAAGGTCGGCAAGGAAGGCGTCATCACCGTCGACGAGTCCAACACCTTCGGGCTGGAGCTCGAGCTCACCGAGGGCATGCGGTTCGACAAGGGCTACACCAGCCACTACTTCGTCACCGACGCCGAGCGCATGGAGACGGTCCTCGACGACCCCTACATCCTCATCGCCAACTCGAAGGTCTCCACCCTCAAGGACCTGCTCCCGGTCCTGGAGAAGGTCATGCAGTCGGGCAAGCCGCTCGTCGTCATCGCCGAGGACACCGACGGTGAGGCCCTCGCCGGCCTGATCGTCAACAAGATCCGCGGCACCTTCAAGTCCGTCGCCGTCAAGGCCCCGGGCTTCGGCGACCGCCGCAAGGCCATGCTGGCCGACATCGCCATCCTCACCGGTGGCCAGGTCGTCAGCGAGGAGATCGGCCTCAAGCTCGACGCCGTCACCCTGGAGGACCTGGGCCAGGCGCGCCAGGTCGTCGTCACCAAGGACGAGACCACGATCATCGACGGCGCCGGCGACGCCGACCAGATCGCCGGCCGGGTCTCGCAGATCCGTGGCGAGATCGACCGCTCCGACTCCGACTACGACCGCGAGAAGCTGCAGGAGCGGCTGGCCAAGCTGGCCGGCGGCGTGGCCGTCATCAAGGTCGGCGCGGCCACCGAGGTCGAGCTCAAGGAGCGCAAGCACCGCATCGAGGACGCCGTCCGCAACGCGAAGGCCGCCGTCGAGGAGGGCATCGTCGCCGGTGGTGGCGTCGCCCTGCTGCAGGCGTCCAAGGCCACCTCGCTGGACCTGACCGGTGACGAGGCCATCGGCGCGAACATCGTGTTCACCGCCTGCGCCGCGCCGCTGCGCCAGATCGCGATCAACGCCGGCCTCGAGGGTGGTGTGGTCGTCGAAAAGGTGGCCGGCCTGCCGTCGGGCCAGGGTCTGGACGCGGCCACGGGCGAGTACGTCGACATGGTGGCCTCGGGCATCATCGACCCGGCCAAGGTCACCCGCTCGGCGCTGCAGAACGCCGCCTCCATCGCGGCGCTGTTCCTCACCACCGAGGCCGTCATCGCCGACAAGCCGGAGAAGGCCTCCGCGGCCCCGGCCGGTGGCGACGGTGGCATGGGCGGCATGGACTTCTGA